The DNA region CAGGGTTCCATGGCTTTTGGAACGTTAATCCCTATCAGCAACTCAACGTCAGCATTAATGTTGGGGAGTGTGACTTCACTCAGATATGGCCATTGACTTAGGTCTTGTTGAGTCAGCATGTCATTTTTGGAGACTGGGATGGATTTCTGAGTATAAACATGTGGTAGGGCAATATAAACACTGTTATCTATGCTACCAACCTCCAGTCCTGTGACCTCGTAGCATTTCACAGGCCTCTCCTGGCCCATGGTTTTCAGTGTAATTTGGGTACTGCGCCCTCTGGTGTTCAGTTTCTCCATCAGCTGTTCGGTGCAGAAGGACGCTGTGCTGCCAGGATCAAGGAAAGCATACGTTTGGATGATCTTGCTTCCATTTGCCACTTTGACCTGGACTGGGACAATCGCTATCGCACAATTGTTACTGGCCCCTGTTGCTGCATGAATTGCTGACACCTGAGTGTTTCCTACAGGGGAATTGGAGTTGGTGGGTTTTGTTGGCGGCTGCTGTTTTGTGTGGTCAGAGCGGTCAATGTGCAGCAATGTGGGGTGTTTTCCGTTACATGTCTGGCACTGTAGTCTCTTCTGACAGGTGTTGCTCATGTGCCCACGTCTTAGACAGGCAAAGCAGTGACCATTGTTTTTCAGATGTTCTACCTTTGTAGCATGGGGCTCCAATGCAAACTTGGTACAGCCAATGACTGAATGAGCATCATCACAGAAACTGCATGTAGGCAAGATAGGTGGCTGTCCGTGGTTCTGACTCTCAGTTGATGCCATGGTGGTTGCAAAGCTCTTTTTGGGAGTTTTTGAATTAGTCAGCCTTGGGTTTGGAGTTGCACCTTTGAATGGGGCAGGGTCTTTGATGTCCCCAAATATGGGATGCAACAAGATGTTTGCCTGGGTCTCAAGGAATTCAACAAGGTGTTTAAATTTGATGCGTGTCTTTTTTTGTTCAGATTCGTAAACTTTTGTGCGCCATCTTTCACGCAGCTTGTATGGGACCTTGGACAACAGCAATTTCAGATTGGATGCAATGTTTAACTCATCCATGTGGTCCAGATTGTTCATGGCATTCAGGCATTGCTTGAGGTAAAGTACATATGCATGCAGTGCTTTTCCATCATCTGGTTTTATGGGTGTCCAGTTCAAGGCCTTTTCAATGTATGCATTTGCAATTTTCATTTCGTTGCCAAAGTGCTGTTCAAGCAGTTGCTTTGCCTCTTTATAGCCTAGAGTAGGATTCATGTGCATGCAGCTACGCACAAGATCTTTGGCCTGGCCTGATGTAAACTGTTCTAGAAAGTACAGCCTATCCTGGCAGTTGCTTGTTTTGTCTTCGATAAGATATTtaaatgcatgtgtgaatgtctggTAAGACAGTGGATCACCACTAAACACAGGCACTTCTCTCTGAGGCAGTAATGATAAATTTTGCTGTTGCAACATTAATTCTGTGAGCTCCTTTTGCGTTTGTAACATTGTTGTATTAAGATCTGAAACAGTGTTGGGCCTAATAGAGCTATCATGGGGGCTAGAAGAAGTTGGCCTAGTTGGCATttgctcacctttgctgatgtgTCTTACTACCTTTTGTAATGGCGTCTTTGGCACAGCAGCAACGGGGGCATATTCAATGGCAGATGTTTCAGGGAGAGTTTGTTCATTCAACTGAGCCATGTTCTGATCGTGATAATCGTTCATTCCATCTAGAACTATAACGTCCTGCTGTTCAGAATCTTCGTGCAACACTTGGAGCTTGGCATCGGCAGCATCCATCTGTGATTTTAATTCTAATTGTTCCATTTTGGATTTCAGAGCCGTTTCCTCCATCTTCAGCGCATGCAGTGCTGGTAAGGATTTGGAGCGCGCTTCTAGCGCAGCTTTCTCAGCAGCGGCAGCTTTagcagacgaggaggaggatttCACAGAGGTTCTTGAAACGTTAGAAACACTGTCCTTGACGTCAACCAACTCCTCCAGCGTGCGCTGTTTTGATTTCCATGCATCCACGTCTTTCATAAAGTATTCCAAATTTGTAATTCGTGGTTCGTACCACTCAGAGTAGTCATTTTCTTTTCCCTCATCATCTAGGAAATCCTGCACTTTCGCGTGAGTGGCTTTAAAGTCTCTCAAGCAAACTGCAAAGTCTTTCATGAGTAACTCTACTTTGTTCACGTCTCCATTTTCGACAAGCAAGGGTTTAATTTCATTGCATATTCTTGTACATGCTCCTAACTTTCCACGTCTCTTCAAGCAGAGCGTTTTAAACTCTTCCTCCGCATTCGCGGCACTCTGCTCATCAGAGTCACTCATGATACATTGTCCGTTttcaacacatggagaattaagaATTAAAGTTGTGCTGCTTTTCCTCCGTTCAAGTATTTTCCAAACATCCATTCATTGATTACTCACAACGCAGCTGAAGTCTCTTCGTCGCGTGTGTCCTTTTAACTTCGGAGTTTGCAGCAAACTTTTTCCTTTCCTTCGCACATCCAACCACAACGGTATTCCAAAGGTATAGTCCAGTTGTGTGATCCTGCGTCTATGTTCGGAAAGTTTTCGACTTTGTAAGGGCCAATTTTCTCACCAAACTTTTCCTTGGCCACGTGAGACAGAGTATGGCGTTTCAGACGCGCATTCCTGAttaagcacgcacggagagtgaCATTAAAGTTGAGATGTTGTTTCCTTTTATTGTCTAcagtccggttgactttccatttcataaaataaacaaagaaataagcaGTAAAGCTTTGAAAACGCTATTCTATGCGGTCGAAAACTATGTCCTGACCCACACTCTGTCTGCCAGCCACCTGTGAGTGTACCAATTAATTAAAGATCTGTGACTCGCGCCACCAATGCGCGTCGGAGGGAGTGGTTCACAGTGCCAAATCACTTCACAGGTGTGTAGGCGAGACGGAGTGTGTTCAGGTCCAGGTAAATAAGaactaaatataaaaacacaAGATGATTACAAACATAAAAGGTAAGTATATAAAACATAAACAGGTGAGTATTTAACTAACTAAAAGTCTTCCATTTACAGGGTTACAGGAATGAgaaaaaaaagtcacaaaaatCATGAATATGGCTCCTAcaggcacatagtagccaagacaaggtggccataaagtgtccaggagtgtccatagtctctttcctagaacaatgtccatcgtattccttagaaaaagagatggggggttaaacacaagtcaccccctgtgtcactccacacacacacacccacacacccacacacacacacacacacacacacacacacacacacacacacacacacacacacacacacacacacaccaaaaataaagtgtacatagtccaggagtatcagtagtcaggggggttacacacatcgcaaactgagtatctacccacacacacacacacacacacacacacacacacacacacacacacacacgcacacacacacacacacacacacacacactcagctgtgcattccgctgaaaaggagtcgaagggtagagagtccaggtaaaaagagtatgcaggagtgggatctgtttatgcagtccagtcccctatgatgatctctctttgtgtgtccttctgtgcaatgttgaaaagctgaatggccctgggtacaaaggacttccgcagcctgtctgtcttgcaggagatggcgcgcagtctgtagctgaacaggcttctctggttgttgaggactgggtacagtgggtgcttgtcgttgtccaaaatagagtccaatctgccaagtgtcctcttgtcggctgtggttgtgagggcgtccagttctgtgcctacaacagaccctgctttcctcaccagcctgtcgagccgtccagcatctcttttcctaatgctgccaccccagcatgccacgaCTCCAGTACGGGAGCTACAACTGAACCGTGCAAGACTGGAGGCTGGGAGTCCTTCGGTCAGGTGTTCCTGCCCACCCTCTACAGCCTTGTGTTTGTGACCGGGTTGCTGGGCAACGGCCTGGTGGTCTGTGTCCTGCTGTGGTTCTGTCGCAGGTGCAACCTGACAGACGTGTGTCTGTTGAACCTGGCTCTGTCTGACCTGCTGTTCgtgctgtctctgcctctctgggcCACGTACGCCGCCAAGGGCTCCTGGCCCTGGAACATCGCCATGTGCCGCCTCATGACCTTACTCTACACCACCGGTTTCTATGGCAGCATTGGCTTCATGGTCGCCATGACGCTGGACCGCTACCTGCTCATCGTCCACCCCACCTTGGCTGTCACGTGGCGCACATTTAAAATGAGCATGCTTGTGattggagcagtgtgggctttGAGTTTCATGGCTTCACTGCCAAGTCTCATGTTGGTAGAAGTGAACACCACCGCTAACACATGTGGCCTGAAGGACTCCTGGTGGCGATCCTTTGATTTTGTGGAGATGAACATCCTGGGACTGGTCCTTCCCTTGTCCGTCATGGTGTTCTGCTATGCACGGATCATACCCACGCTCATCAGGATGAGGACCCACAAGAAGCACAAAGCCATCAGGCTCATTGTCACCGTCGTTGCCACCTTCTTCCTCTTCTGGACGCCCTATCACATTGCCCTCTTCCTTCACATGCTCAAGGAGCAGGGCTTCTTGCAGGACATGGATTGCCACCAGATGGACCAGCTGGATCTGGCCATGAAGGTGACAGAGACCGTGTCCTTCACCCACTGCTGTCTCAACCCCATAATCTACGCCTTCGCTGGGGAGAAGTTCTGCAGGCTGGTGGTGAAGATGCTAGGGAAGCAGCTGCCACTGTGCTCCATGTCCAGGCAatacagcacagagcacagaAGCTCTGTGTTTTCACGATCGTCAGAGATGACCTCCAGCAGACttaaataaaatatttgtttCTGTTGGATTCATAGATGAAAAGAGGTGATATTCTTAGGATGTGGCACATCAATCCCTCTGTTAAACTGAATATCGCAAGCCAAAGAATTTAGTGGAATGTCTGTCCTGACAATGTCATGGTCTCAAACACTTGAGATTGTTTTGGTAGCTCCAGACTTAATAGCAAAAGTCACATACGTAACGTTGCTTTAGGTTATTATAAGCCTTCCATTCTATTTCTGGCATTTGATGTGTGCGTTAAATATTACCCTTTGCTCACCCTTGGAGATAGCTTGGAAAAGTAAGTCAAACAAATTGAATCAGGCTGTTCCTTTTGTTTTTTATTAGGAGTGGACTGAATAAATgtgaaaattacaaaaaaaacaatgagagATTTTTTTATCCCTAGGTTATACAAGCAATAGTTTGTCATTTACATACTGTGTcatctagcctggttctcaccgacggtgcgtgtgtgtgtagctctggagccccctgttgGAGCGGAGCTaaacacactaccgtctggtagcgcagccattaacatgctcttctcgagtagaaagtAAAcgaagcatttattgcttaaatatcaacggcagctcgcattgatgagtcacaggacagattatagactatattgactctttagagatgaacagaaaacgtttttggaggaatttgttggtggtgagttgcaataaatgcactgtttattttcgggctcaagaagagcatgttaacggcagtgctaccagacggtagtttgtgtacacacacgcaccgtcggtgagaaccaggctatgtGTCATCTGCATACTGTTCTGTCCTCATTTACTGGGAGCCTCAGACCTTTCAGGTGTCTTTTGTGGTCAACGCTGCACCAGATTCCTAGCAGAAGTCTGATAAGGATCTATTTTTTGTTTCCTCTCCTATGAAAGTAGATCAAAAGCAAACCTTTGAGTCTTTACAGTTCAGTGCAAACTACTGTCcagaagagggtttttttttagatcACACCAGAATAGAAGTCATTTGCCACAATAGGTAATTCAGACATAGTCAACAGATGCACGCAGTAGATGATGGAGTATGTAAAAGTGAATAAATAATTCTAAAATGTTTTAATCAAAAATACCACACCTTGGGGATGAAAGTAACCATATAAATCTGTGTGTGACACTGGACTCCACCTCTGCAGCGGGGGAAAGCCCAGGCCACATGTGACCATGTGCATGATGACGGCCAGGGGGTGCCTGTCCTTTAGCGTGATACAGTACCAAAGAATCATCTAGTAGAGAAACAtcattcaaactccgcccacccaatgcaaaggactgTGCTCAAGGTTGGTCTCTAAGGGgggctgtagcaacccaatgtgagtaggctaccagatgtgagtgcccggatatccgcccgaatATTTGCAGGCagttgcattcatttccaccatcaggaatgctttgcggtaccacagctacccgacGTGGGTCGCGCTGTGTGTGTCGcatgactgtcccttctataatatgattgtagcctaccgtaacaactcggacCCCGccacaaatatccaccacaccaccaggggtcctctgatgttgtgaccgtatTAGGATTTTTTCATatctaatacttgcacattaagggTGACAATTGCATCATGGATGTtttaacgatatgtgcgaataGGCTACAGTCATGTTGactttagggtggccaaaccatgcgtCGTGAAGAACTTGCatcattatttaaacagctcgtgtaaataGTTATCCTGAGTGCTCGCGTATTTTTGGAAATCGGGGGCTTGATGagcagagagatgggagagaaattagttgtgcgcgcgcacacacctctgcacaatatCCAGACACGAagggttactggctccaatatttcagcacCCCGAATTATTctttactgacacttttaagtttaggatattttcatataatacagaaataagtgcgtgcgtgcgcgcgcgcctctgactgtacaaTATCCAGACATGGAGGgagactggctccaatatttatattcagcgcccagtttaattctgcactgacactttaaATGTACATAGCAcaaatgtactaggcaggctctagtcatcaatctggctttgttgtttcggcatcaccaataatagcGTCACAATATGCAGCATGGTTTCGCTCCTTATTTTTGCAACACCAAAtaatcaatacacacaatgtgcgGCATGACTGCTGTTTTCTAACTTAGTGgggagaaggctatgcccaggtattcttttaacttgtaggctATCCTAacgttatgtttcactaatgtaaggagtataACTCAGAAACTTCATTTAGattgggtaaactcgtgactttaatgccttccgaaacagGCTATTCCAGTGTTTGTCACAGTGCATCTGTTTTTATTGTCTTGTGCAAACATTTTCATTTAACATTGCGAAcgtgcaggatgatttgcttagacacgcacgcacttcagagcagctagaactgtgtgcaaggtgactgctgcagttttcagttcagtcctcctggataataaaaacaaaagaatgccgacgagaaagtaacgccgttatcttttgatgtatTCCCTGTtgagtttaattttcacactcaAATCAATGAGGtgccccggttgagacagttttaagttataatttcatttaaaaaaataataataataaagactaaAAATTATTGGTCACAGGccacttttgattgggagatcaaggacctCTCTGGTGTCGATGAATCGGCGATGTGCTGTACGCGGCTCTTTACGCATGGCAcatatgtcccttccatcttcagtcagactcaaatcggagcgaaatcaagtagctgaggttaaactgtcgtaaatacacgaccgaaatcaagtagctgagatTAAATTGTCGTAAATACACGCCCGGATATCCGGGCGCTCACATCCGGTAGCCTactcacattgggttgctacaggggcGTTGgcccctccttctttttctctttttgtggtgtttggtggcggcttgcacaagatgtgtaacactgccatctacagtgctacgGGAACACGACAGGTAGGACTACATTAAAGTGACTCATACTTCTACATAAACTGAAATATTGTAACTTAAACAAAATACTTTCTTATAATTGTATTAGTAATAGCAGCAACAATGGTAACTGTGTGAGGAATAGGCCTAGTTGGTCATTGTAAAGGTTGAATGATTTTCACAGTGTAAAATACCAAATTAGTCTTGACTTTGTTTTCAAATTCTGAGCATCTGCATTTTTCAAACACATAAAAAGAACATACACATGAGTTAACAATTTACAACTGTTTGTAAACATGTCAGTCAAGTCTTCACCACCATTctgctctctgtgtctgtcagtatGGGACTGATTTACAGGGCAGAATTCATTCACAATTCAATACAGCACACTCTCATCTCTTTAGTATGATCCAAGTCACAATTATTGCTTGAAATTAATTCTGTCACAGTTTAAATGATTCAACATTTAGCCGGTACAATATTTGTACCTCATCTCGTATTGTGTATCTCATGTGTGTCTTGTTTTAATCACGTCGTCTACTGTCTTGTAGATTTGTAATCACTTGTAAATATGAAATGTCTTTTCCTGCAGTCAACTCTGGTATTGTTTTACTTATATAGTAAGTTAGTAGTTAGCACGTTGTGATGATACTTTtaagaaacaaaaagaaacattACCATGCAGTTTCAGTGGATGCTACCATGCAGTATCAGTGGATATATAAAAGCAAGAAACACCATACATTGGACAAGAGCAGAGTG from Engraulis encrasicolus isolate BLACKSEA-1 chromosome 5, IST_EnEncr_1.0, whole genome shotgun sequence includes:
- the LOC134449851 gene encoding C-C chemokine receptor type 5-like, which encodes MSESQQDAQEWIGKIRTLKEHACHDSSTGATTEPCKTGGWESFGQVFLPTLYSLVFVTGLLGNGLVVCVLLWFCRRCNLTDVCLLNLALSDLLFVLSLPLWATYAAKGSWPWNIAMCRLMTLLYTTGFYGSIGFMVAMTLDRYLLIVHPTLAVTWRTFKMSMLVIGAVWALSFMASLPSLMLVEVNTTANTCGLKDSWWRSFDFVEMNILGLVLPLSVMVFCYARIIPTLIRMRTHKKHKAIRLIVTVVATFFLFWTPYHIALFLHMLKEQGFLQDMDCHQMDQLDLAMKVTETVSFTHCCLNPIIYAFAGEKFCRLVVKMLGKQLPLCSMSRQYSTEHRSSVFSRSSEMTSSRLK